From one Orcinus orca chromosome 10, mOrcOrc1.1, whole genome shotgun sequence genomic stretch:
- the MRPL2 gene encoding 39S ribosomal protein L2, mitochondrial: protein MALRALTRALGSLSLTPRIAAVPGPSLLLATQVTNNVLLPLPSPSMLLPCRPVLTSVALSAKFVSWKSRTKYTVMPVKMRKSGGRNHTGRIQVHGIGGGHKQRYRMIDFLRFRPEQQSKPGPFEEKVITVRYDPCRSADIALVAGGNRKRWIIATENMQAGDTILNSDHIGRMAVAAREGDAYPLGALPVGTLINNVESEPGRGAQYIRAAGSCGVLLRKVNGTAIIQLPSKRQMQVLETCIATVGRVSNVDHNKRVIGKAGRNRWLGKRPNSGRWHRKGGWAGRKIRPLPPMKSYVKLPSAAAQS, encoded by the exons ATGGCCCTGCGGGCACTGACCCGCGCTCTTGGCTCTCTGAGCCTGACGCCCCGGATTGCAGCCGTCCCCGGCCCAAGCCTGCTCCTGGCCACCCAG GTGACAAACAATGTCCTCCTTCCGCTGCCCTCTCCCTCGATGTTGCTTCCCTGCCGCCCAGTCCTTACCTCTGTGGCCCTTAGTGCTAAGTTTGTGTCCTGGAAGAGTCGTACCAAGTATACCGTTATGCCAGTGAAGATGAGGAAGTCTGGGGGCCGAAACCACACAG GCCGAATCCAAGTGCACGGTATTGGTGGGGGCCACAAGCAACGTTATCGAATGATTGACTTTCTGCGGTTCCGGCCTGAGCAGCAATCCAAGCCAGGACCCTTTGAGGAGAAGGTCATCACTGTCCGCTATGATCCCTGTAG GTCAGCAGACATAGCTCTGGTTGCTGGGGGCAACCGGAAACGCTGGATCATTGCCACAGAAAACATGCAAGCTGGAGATACAATCCTGAACTCTGACCACATAGGCCGAATGGCAG TTGCTGCTCGGGAAGGGGATGCATACCCTCTTGGGGCCTTGCCAGTGGGGACCCTCATCAACAATGTGGAGAGTGAGCCAGGCCGGGGGGCCCAGTATATCCGAGCCGCAG GGAGCTGTGGTGTGCTGCTACGGAAGGTGAATGGGACAGCCATCATCCAGCTGCCCTCTAAGAGGCAGATgcag GTGCTGGAAACGTGCATAGCAACAGTGGGCCGAGTATCCAACGTTGATCATAACAAACGGGTCATCGGCAAAGCTGGGCGGAACCGCTGGCTGGGAAAGAGGCCCAACAGTGGGCGATGGCACCGCAAGGGGGGCTGGGCTGGCCGAAAGATCCGGCCACTGCCCCCCATGAAGAGTTACGTGAAGCTGCCCTCAGCTGCTGCCCAAAGCTGA